CTTGGTCCACTGCTCGCTGGCCGCCTGGGAGTACGCCTCCAGATCGTCCTGCGCCCGAGTGAGCTCGGCCATCAGGTCCTTGGTGGCTTTCTGACCCTGCCGGAAGCGGCCGATGCCGTCGAGGAAGAGCTGCGGGTCGTCGGTGAGCACCAACTGGGCCTCGGGCGGCAGCCCGCCGCCCCGGTACTGGGCGCGGGCGGTGGCGCCGGCGCGAGCCTTGAGGTCGGCTATGCGGTCCTGGCCCTTGACGATCGCCTGGGCGAGCCGCACGATCTCGGCCGACTGCTTCTTGGTCTGCTCCTCGGCGAGGTTGTACGCGTCGGTGGCGGATGTGGCTCTGGCGTAGAGCCCCTCAAGCTCCAGGCGGATCGCTTCGAGGGACTTCTTGGGCGGTGTGCCCGGCTCGGGAGCGGAGGGAGCCGAAGGCGTGGCGGGCACGGCAGGCGCGGCGGCGGTGGTCGGGGCGGCGAAGGCCGTGCCTGATACGGCCAGCAACGTCACGGCGCAGACCACGGTGATCGCGGCTGCGGCACAGCGGCGTCGGTTCACAGGCTCCCCCTCCGGACAACGCCATCACGTCACGCGTGTCACACAGAAAATGATTGACCGTCAGTAACTTAGCTCCAACGACGCGATGGTGCCATGCCCTGTGGAAAACCGACAGGGGCGCCGAGCGGCCCGCCACACAGTCCGCCCATCCGTCACAGACGAACCAACACCCCGGCGCGTTCCCTCGCGGCCGCCTTCGTCGGCCGTTCAGCGGGAATTCGGAGCCAGTGCGCTCCAGTCCACCGTCACTTCGCCCTGCCGCCACCGCCGCAGCCCGTCAGACCCCGCACCGGCCAGCGGCCAGTCCGCGGACAGGTCTCCCACCGTCCTGATCCAGCGCTGTCGCGCGCCCAGCGAGGCATATGGAGCCGCCGCTGCCCACGCCCGGTCGAAGTCGCGGAGGAACGCGTGCACCGGCTCACCCGGAACATTGCGGTGGATCAGCGCTTTGGGCAGCCGCTCCGCCAGGTCCGACGGGCGGTCCAGCGACCCGAGCC
This DNA window, taken from Streptomyces sp. SCSIO 30461, encodes the following:
- a CDS encoding NlpC/P60 family protein, which encodes MNRRRCAAAAITVVCAVTLLAVSGTAFAAPTTAAAPAVPATPSAPSAPEPGTPPKKSLEAIRLELEGLYARATSATDAYNLAEEQTKKQSAEIVRLAQAIVKGQDRIADLKARAGATARAQYRGGGLPPEAQLVLTDDPQLFLDGIGRFRQGQKATKDLMAELTRAQDDLEAYSQAASEQWTKLEANRVKQEKAKKEINEQIAAAEKIEAQLEKAERERLLKLEQQAAYRAQSTWLASGVLKAAKGGASAKGREAIAFATAQIGKPYGWGDEGPDSYDCSGLTSQAWAAAGRAIPRTSQEQWRLLPRIDIKDMRPGDLIIYHGDASHVGMYLGDGSIVHAPRPGRNVTIAGAGSMKILGVVRPDK